A window of Rhododendron vialii isolate Sample 1 chromosome 13a, ASM3025357v1 contains these coding sequences:
- the LOC131312964 gene encoding dihydroceramide fatty acyl 2-hydroxylase FAH1-like: MVRQDFTLDMNKPLVFQVGHLGEAYEEWVHKPIVGKERPRLFENDILEFLTLTVWWAVPVIWLPVVCWSVSRSVQMGVPSTQLAASVFGGIFLWTFLEYSLHRFLFHIKTSGYWGNTIHYLLHGCHHKHPMDGLRLVFPPAGAAIIAALLWYMIKLTTRPAIAPALFGGGLLGYVMYDCTHYYVHHGKPDKGVPSSLKRFHMNHHFRIQDKGFGITSSFWDIVFGTLPLESGKKTR, encoded by the exons ATGGTCAGACAGGACTTCACCCTGGACATGAACAAGCCTCTTGTTTTCCAG GTTGGCCATCTTGGGGAAGCTTATGAGGAATGGGTTCACAAGCCTATTGTTGGCAAGGAAAGACCCCGGCTTTTTGAGAATGACATTTTGGAG TTCTTAACTCTCACAGTATGGTGGGCAGTTCCAGTCATTTGGCTACCAGTTGTGTGCTGGTCTGTCTCGAGGTCTGTTCAGATGGGTGTTCCATCTACTCAATTAGCAGCATCAGTGTTTGGGGGCATCTTTCTCTGGACATTTCTGGAATACTCCTTGCACCGGTTTCTCTTTCACATCAAAACGAGTGGCTATTG GGGAAACACCATACACTATCTTCTTCATGGCTGCCATCATAAGCACCCCATGGATGGACTACGGCTTGTTTTCCCTCCCGCAGGAGCTGCAATTATAGCGGCCCTA TTGTGGTACATGATTAAGCTTACAACGCGGCCAGCCATTGCCCCTGCTTTGTTTGGAGGTGGCTTACTGGGATACGTAATGTATGATTGCACTCATTACTATGTGCACCACGGGAAGCCGGATAAAGGTGTTCCGTCATCTTTGAAG AGGTTCCACATGAACCATCACTTCAGAATTCAAGACAAGGGATTCGGAATCACGTCTTCCTTTTGGGATATTGTGTTTGGAACACTTCCGCTGGAATCTGGGAAGAAAACAAGATGA
- the LOC131312963 gene encoding dihydroceramide fatty acyl 2-hydroxylase FAH1-like has protein sequence MVAQGFTVDLNKPLVFQVGHLGEAYQEWVHQPIVSKEGPRFFESDFWEFLTKNEWWVIPLIWLPVVCWSISLSVRMGHTPLHIALMMVFGILIWTLIEYTLHRFLFHIKTKSYWGNTIHYLLHGCHHKHPMDGLRLVFPPAATAVLCVPFWNLVKLVFTPSLTPAMFGGGLLGYVMYDVTHYYLHHGQPTSEIPRNLKKYHLNHHFRIQNKGFGITSSLWDKVFGTLPQSKAAGKSK, from the exons ATGGTTGCACAAGGCTTCACAGTGGATTTGAATAAACCCTTGGTCTTCCAG GTAGGCCACCTTGGAGAGGCTTATCAAGAATGGGTTCACCAGCCTATTGTTAGCAAGGAAGGCCCTCGATTTTTTGAAAGCGACTTTTGGGAG TTTTTGACCAAAAATGAGTGGTGGGTAATTCCTCTTATCTGGCTGCCAGTTGTATGCTGGAGCATCTCCTTGTCTGTTCGGATGGGCCATACGCCTCTTCATATAGCATTGATGATGGTCTTCGGTATTCTTATATGGACATTGATCGAATACACTTTGCATCGCTTCCTCTTTCACATCAAAACAAAGAGCTATTG GGGAAACACCATACACTATCTTCTTCATGGTTGCCATCATAAGCACCCCATGGATGGACTACGCCTTGTTTTTCCACCTGCTGCAACAGCTGTACTTTGTGTGCCT TTCTGGAACTTGGTTAAACTCGTATTCACTCCATCTCTCACTCCTGCTATGTTTGGAGGTGGTTTACTTGGTTATGTGATGTATGATGTCACCCATTACTACTTGCACCATGGACAACCGACAAGCGAAATACCCCGAAATCTTAAG aaATATCATTTGAACCATCATTTCCGGATCCAGAACAAAGGCTTCGGTATCACTTCGTCGTTATGGGACAAGGTATTCGGAACCCTACCTCAATCAAAAGCAGCtggaaaaagtaaataa